One window of the Acetonema longum DSM 6540 genome contains the following:
- a CDS encoding GNAT family N-acetyltransferase produces MDVVTKFAHHSDIEDWMALVDIVEDYFPGLEKEEYRKSLKECIEKQEAICAKVRGQIVGILLFSTEQSILAFLAVHPAFRKGGIAFHMIKTMISVFPSGKEIWVTTYREGDPKGEGARALYLRCGFVPDELIVEMDYPCQKFVLHKRLEKQFD; encoded by the coding sequence ATGGACGTTGTAACAAAGTTTGCTCATCATAGTGATATAGAGGATTGGATGGCTCTTGTTGATATTGTAGAGGACTACTTTCCGGGCTTAGAAAAAGAGGAATATCGAAAATCACTGAAAGAGTGCATTGAAAAACAGGAGGCTATTTGCGCAAAGGTGCGAGGTCAAATAGTTGGCATACTTCTGTTTTCCACTGAACAGAGCATTCTTGCTTTTTTAGCCGTACACCCTGCATTTAGAAAGGGCGGCATTGCATTTCATATGATTAAAACAATGATTTCGGTATTCCCGTCAGGTAAGGAGATTTGGGTTACCACATATCGTGAGGGTGATCCAAAAGGTGAAGGCGCCCGGGCGCTGTATTTACGTTGTGGATTTGTTCCCGATGAATTAATCGTGGAAATGGATTATCCTTGCCAAAAGTTTGTTTTGCATAAAAGGCTGGAAAAACAGTTCGATTAA